The Deltaproteobacteria bacterium DNA window AACTCACCCTGGCGGAAGAGTGTGAGGACGAAGCCCTCGCCGAAGATGTGCATGAGGGCGCTCGCGGTCGTGTAGTCCGGCGCCTCGAGGATGGTCGCGAGGAGCTCCTCCTGGCCGGGCGACGCCATCAGGAGGCCGCCGCCGTTGGCGAGCGCGCGCTTGCGGAAGACGTCGAGGTGGCGCGCTTCGTCGAAGATCTGGCTCGCGAGGAAGAGTTTCACCTCGTGGAAGTCGTGGTTGATCCGGCAGAGCCACTTGGCCGGCATGTCGCCGGCGACGAACTCGACCTCGGTCAAGCCCGTGCACATCTGGCAGACGGCGCGCTCGATGTCGTCGGGGAGCTTCTGGAGCTTGTCCCACGGGACGTCGGTGACCGAGTTCCACTGCCGAACGACGGCCTCGTCGTAGAGCAGGCCGGCGTTTTCCGCCCAGACCTCGGACATCTCGTTCATCGTGTACATGGGGAGGGACCGGGTGCCGGGCGGCACTTCGCAGCCGCGCGGTGCCATGCTGCCGTGCTCCGAGCCGTGCTCGGGCACCTGTCCGTAGTAGCCCGTCTCGATGTCGCGCATACGGAGCCCCGTGGGGCCCGCCGTGGCCTGGTGTCCCCATCCCGCGGGATTGGCCTGCATCCATTTCAGGTCGAAGTTGCCCTTCGCCATGTCTCGCATGCGGTCGAGTCCGACTTCGACGGTCGGGGTGTATTTCCCTGGGGGGTAGTTGCTCATCGTGGCCTCCTGTTAGTGTGTGCGTTGACCGCCGCCGCGGCGCGCCGCCGCGAGAGCAGGATGTCTGCAGGGTCCAGCGTACGGATCACTGTGCAGCCTTCCTACCGGTTGGACGGCTGCGCGGGATGACGTCGGTCATGGTTCACGATGACGCATCGCCACGGGGTGGCCGACACGGGGCAAGGAGGACTCCGTGGCGGTCCGTGGTCAGGTCATCCCGCCACTCCCGACGCGAACGGCGCCCCCGTGCCCCCGCCGATGCCGTGCTCGGTGCGCCGGATGATCTCGTCCTGCATCTCGGGTGTGAGGTCGCCGAAGTAGGCGCAGTAGCCAGAGATGCGGACGAGCAGGTGTGGATGCCGCTCGGGGTGGGCGCGGGCTTCACGCAGGACCGCGGTGTCGAGGACGTTCGTCTGGAGCTGCATGCCGCCGCGACGGAAGTAGGCGCCGAGCAGGGCGACGAACGCGGCGCGTCCGGTGTGACCGCGGAGCGTGTGCGGATCGAAGCGCGCGTTCAGGTTGGCGCCGTTCCGGACGCGGCCGAAGTCGATGCGGTTCACCGAGTTGAAGAGGGCCGTCGGCCCCGCGCGGTCCATGCCGTCGGCGGGTGCGATGCCCGACGCGAAGGGCGCGCCGCGACGGCGGCCATTGGCCGACGCACCCGTCCGGCTGCCGAAGTACTGGTGCGTCGTCATCGAGTAGAGCCCGGTGGTGTAGGGGCCGCCACGTGTGTTGGCGTACGCGCCGAGCGCGCGGGTGAAGGCGTCGACGACGTACGCGGTCCACGCGTCGGTCTCGGGCCGGTCGTTGCCGAACTTCTCGAGTCGGCGGAGGTATCCGCACAGCTCGTCGTCGGGCAGGTCGCGCTTCAGCTGATCGACGAGCGCGGGCAGCCCGAGCCGCTCGTCCGCGAAGACGGCACGCGCGATCGCGTGGAGGCTGTCGCCGGTGTCGCTGGCGCCGACGCCCTGGATGCCCGACCCGTTGTAGACGGCGCCCCCGGCCGTCGAGCACGTGCCTTGCTCGACGCACCCCGCGAGCAACATGCTGGTGAGGGGCGTCGGGTGGAACTTCCGGTGCGCGCGCTCGACGGCCTGCAGATCGCGCACCAGGCGGTCGACCTGGAAGGCGAGCTGAGTCTCGAAGGCCGCGCGCACGTCGTCCATCGTTCGCAGCCGCGACGGGTGCGGCGTGCGTGGGCCGCTGCGGCGGCGCATGCCGAAGCGCCGCCCCTCGTTCAGCGCCAGCTCGAGGACGATCGGGAGATTGAAGAGCGCCGCGTCCGTCGAACCGAACGTGCGGCCCGGCGCGATTGGCTCGACGCACCCGCAGATCGCGTAGTCGTGGGCGTCGTCGTCGGCATAGCCGTTTGCTCGGAGCGCGGGGACGATGACGGCATCGTTGTAGAGCGCCGGAGCGTTGGCGCCGCCGCAGAGCACCTCGGCGACGCGCTCGACGTAGGCGCGTGGCGCCTCCGCGTGCAGGCGCGCGTGGAAGTTCGGTTGGCGCATGCGGAGCTCGTCGGCGAGCTCGAGGAGGACGTAGGTGAGCTCGTTGGTCGCGTCCCGTCCGGCGCGGTCGGTCCCGCCCATCGTGACGGCCTGGCCGCTCATGAGGCCGCCGTGCATGCGGGTCGCGGTCTCGGAGAACACCGGCACGACCTCGCAGAGCTTGATCGCGAACGCCGCCAGCCACTCCTTGGCGCCCTCGCGGTCGAGGACGCCGCGCGCGCGGTCGCGCAGGTAGTAGGGCATCAACAGCTGATCGAGGCGCCCCGGACTGATGCCGTTGTCGAGGCTCTCGAGGTTGAGGGCGATCTGGGCGAACGTGATCGACTGCACGGCCTCGACGAACGACCGCGCGCCGAAGCGCGGCACGCGGCGGCAGGTCGCGGCGACGAGGCCGAGCTCTGCGCGCCGCGCCGTGTCCGTCTCGTGGGCGGCGAGCCGTTCCGCGACCGGGGCGTAGCGCTCGCCGAAGCGCGCGAGGGCGTCGGCGATGATGGCGACGCCTTCGAGGAACGCCCATTGCTCGGACGCGGGCCCGTGGAGCTGCTGGGCGGCGCGCGCCTCCTTCGCGATGCCGTCCGTGCCGATCGCGATCAGCTTCGCGTAGTCGGGCACGACGTGCGCGATGCCGGCGAGCTCGTTCAGCACGTAGTGCCGCGGCGCGAGCTGCTCGCGCAGGAAGGAGGCCTTGTTCCACGGCGAGCGGTAGACGCGGAACCCGAGCATGCGCGGCGCCCAGAACGGCATGATGCGCTGCAGGGCGGCGATCTCGTCGCGGCTCACCGCCAGCGGGTTCACGCGCCGATGGGGAAAAGTCGCGATCTCGCGCAGCATCGCCACGCCGTGCAGCTCGGGATAGATGGCGCCGCCGACGCGCTTCGACGAGAAGTTGCCGACCACGAGCTCGTCCGGGTGGATGCGGACCTGTTTTTTCGCGAGCACGTGCGCGAGCGCCTCCGCGGCCTGGATCGCGCGCGGTTTCGCCCGGTTGCCGCGGTCCGCGAAGTATTCCGTCCAGAGGAGGGCGCGTTCGGGGCACACGGCCGGGGCGGCCTGCTGGA harbors:
- a CDS encoding formate acetyltransferase, whose translation is MSSSATELRPASVSPSRIARLKDAVQQAAPAVCPERALLWTEYFADRGNRAKPRAIQAAEALAHVLAKKQVRIHPDELVVGNFSSKRVGGAIYPELHGVAMLREIATFPHRRVNPLAVSRDEIAALQRIMPFWAPRMLGFRVYRSPWNKASFLREQLAPRHYVLNELAGIAHVVPDYAKLIAIGTDGIAKEARAAQQLHGPASEQWAFLEGVAIIADALARFGERYAPVAERLAAHETDTARRAELGLVAATCRRVPRFGARSFVEAVQSITFAQIALNLESLDNGISPGRLDQLLMPYYLRDRARGVLDREGAKEWLAAFAIKLCEVVPVFSETATRMHGGLMSGQAVTMGGTDRAGRDATNELTYVLLELADELRMRQPNFHARLHAEAPRAYVERVAEVLCGGANAPALYNDAVIVPALRANGYADDDAHDYAICGCVEPIAPGRTFGSTDAALFNLPIVLELALNEGRRFGMRRRSGPRTPHPSRLRTMDDVRAAFETQLAFQVDRLVRDLQAVERAHRKFHPTPLTSMLLAGCVEQGTCSTAGGAVYNGSGIQGVGASDTGDSLHAIARAVFADERLGLPALVDQLKRDLPDDELCGYLRRLEKFGNDRPETDAWTAYVVDAFTRALGAYANTRGGPYTTGLYSMTTHQYFGSRTGASANGRRRGAPFASGIAPADGMDRAGPTALFNSVNRIDFGRVRNGANLNARFDPHTLRGHTGRAAFVALLGAYFRRGGMQLQTNVLDTAVLREARAHPERHPHLLVRISGYCAYFGDLTPEMQDEIIRRTEHGIGGGTGAPFASGVAG
- a CDS encoding ferritin-like domain-containing protein translates to MSNYPPGKYTPTVEVGLDRMRDMAKGNFDLKWMQANPAGWGHQATAGPTGLRMRDIETGYYGQVPEHGSEHGSMAPRGCEVPPGTRSLPMYTMNEMSEVWAENAGLLYDEAVVRQWNSVTDVPWDKLQKLPDDIERAVCQMCTGLTEVEFVAGDMPAKWLCRINHDFHEVKLFLASQIFDEARHLDVFRKRALANGGGLLMASPGQEELLATILEAPDYTTASALMHIFGEGFVLTLFRQGEFLAPTEVEKAIFRLCMQDEARHVAYGVKHLKYFLERHPDRAEQVHKILDLGEQAIFTLTLEPQTSEPRAILAGGGLANIELGMQRMAFIYAKQVKEYLRRLEIAGLDREPRLTIPKEIPYEDLAA